A segment of the Candidatus Gastranaerophilales bacterium genome:
TCAAATCCCTTAATGTCAAAGGACTCTCGGATAGTTGATTATCTGCTAATCTGTCGTTTACTATTTTTGTAATCATACTGTCAATTTCTTCAGGGGTAGGGGTTTTCATTGAACGAACCGCTGACTCTACCGCGTCGGCAAGCATCAATATAGCCGTTTCTTTTGTATTGGGTTTTGGAGCATTGTATCTGAATTGTTCTTCACTGACATTTTCGCTGCCCTCTTCTTTTACTGCCTGATTGTAAAAATAGGATGCTACGCTGTCGCCATGGTGCTGTAGTATAAACGGATATATGGCAGGTGAAATATTATATTCTTTAGCGTACTCCAAACCATCTCTCGGGTGGGTTGTAATAACCATTTTGCTGTATCTTGGATTGTATTTTTCATGAGGGTTTTCAATCCCGAAGTAAGATTGGTTTTCAATAAAGAACAATGGTCTTTTAAGTTTGCCGACATCGTGATAAAAAGCTCCGATTTTAACCAAAGCGGGGTTAGCGCCTACCGCTTCCGCCGCAGCTTCTGCAAGACTTGCAACCATTAAGCTGTGATGGTACGTTCCTGGAGCTTCAAATTGTAATTTTTTTAAAAGCGGCTGGTTATGGTTAGCCAATTCTGCAAGACCATAGGGAGTTGCCAGTTTAAAAGTTGATTCAAGCACGGGTAATAGTCCTAAAGCAATAATAGAGCTTATTATACCGTTTATAAAGGCAGCGCTTACATAAGACAAGTATATAGGCAGTGTTATCTCACTTAAGTTATATTCAAGGAAAAATGTACCTGTTATCGCAGCCACTAATATCAAGCCTATGCCCATACCTATCCTTATGAGGTCTATTCTTCTTGTATAGTCTACTCTTCCTATAGTAAAGGACGTAAATATAATACCGAATATAAATATTATAGAGACATCAACATCATATTGAAGCGCAATTGAAAGCGCACAAAGCGCCGCTATTGAAGAAATCATTGCGGTTCTGGGGTTTGTAAATACTGATACCAGCATCGTAAAAGCAGGTATCGGCAATAAATAAATAATATTGCTCGGCATCAGCGTTGCTGCGGCTGATATCATTATCATTAATACTGCTATTAAAGTGTAGTAAGAGTTTTTGGCATATCTAAGATCAAAATTACGCAAATGGGTAGCTATAACAATAAGAGAAAGCGCAACAAGCAGATAAATACCCAAAATCCCGCTAAAGTTAAGCTGAACTACATTATATCCGCATTTTTTAATTGCATCCTTTTGTACCTTTGTAACTATTTGACCTGCCGCTACAATTTGATCGCCTCTATTGAAGAAAACTTCTACAGGTCTTACCGACTGCGCTGCATTTTTTCTTGAGGTTTCGGTTGCTATTTCATCTACTACAATATTTGGCGCTATTACTTTTTTTATTAAAAATTCTATGGTCAGTGTATCAAGATTTGAGGCATAGCCGGTAATATTATCCTGTACTATTTTATCAACGTTAAGTTCAATATCACTTTCACTAATACCTTTTTCCAAAATATTGCGCAAAGTTGCCTTAGTAATTTTGGTCATCCTTTGAAAGTGGTCATCAGACATCGTTATCAGATTTTCTACAATAGCAATATCATCGCCTTTATTCTCATTAATATCAAAATATCCGGTTAAATCAACGGTTTTTGAACTGAAAGGGATTGACATACTGCGCTCAAGTTTAATCTTGTCAATGTTTTTATCAAGTTTTTTTCTTATAAATTCATCCTGAACAGGAACTAAAGTCGGAGCTACTTTTTTAACCATTTCCGCTTTTAACTTTTCGGTTTTTTCAGTGTCTGTTACCTTTATGTTTTTAGTTGCATAAATATCCTTTTTACTCACACTGTTTTGAATAATATTGCGGTGAAGGTAGTATTGACCGGACAATATAAACGTAAGCAGTATTGATGTTATTAAAAAGATTAAAACGCTTAAACCGTTTGATGAGAAAATAAAAGAGTATGTTTTTTTCAATATATTCAT
Coding sequences within it:
- a CDS encoding HDIG domain-containing protein translates to MNILKKTYSFIFSSNGLSVLIFLITSILLTFILSGQYYLHRNIIQNSVSKKDIYATKNIKVTDTEKTEKLKAEMVKKVAPTLVPVQDEFIRKKLDKNIDKIKLERSMSIPFSSKTVDLTGYFDINENKGDDIAIVENLITMSDDHFQRMTKITKATLRNILEKGISESDIELNVDKIVQDNITGYASNLDTLTIEFLIKKVIAPNIVVDEIATETSRKNAAQSVRPVEVFFNRGDQIVAAGQIVTKVQKDAIKKCGYNVVQLNFSGILGIYLLVALSLIVIATHLRNFDLRYAKNSYYTLIAVLMIMISAAATLMPSNIIYLLPIPAFTMLVSVFTNPRTAMISSIAALCALSIALQYDVDVSIIFIFGIIFTSFTIGRVDYTRRIDLIRIGMGIGLILVAAITGTFFLEYNLSEITLPIYLSYVSAAFINGIISSIIALGLLPVLESTFKLATPYGLAELANHNQPLLKKLQFEAPGTYHHSLMVASLAEAAAEAVGANPALVKIGAFYHDVGKLKRPLFFIENQSYFGIENPHEKYNPRYSKMVITTHPRDGLEYAKEYNISPAIYPFILQHHGDSVASYFYNQAVKEEGSENVSEEQFRYNAPKPNTKETAILMLADAVESAVRSMKTPTPEEIDSMITKIVNDRLADNQLSESPLTLRDLKTIAATFNRILRGMQHHRIKYHEDILDEIEAKNQKKEDNKNA